The sequence below is a genomic window from Haematobia irritans isolate KBUSLIRL chromosome 3, ASM5000362v1, whole genome shotgun sequence.
ttatcttccttataataaccgtgttagcatgttccttctaatatgtagatgcgcctagatttccaataaatcagcagcctgtaagctaaattagtttttctgaaagtaaacagaataattcgaatttcattttgttcaattaaaagttaattttgttaaatattacctgcatagaatatcaagttcaattcatagttccaggttgcagatttataatcttcttttgcagttgtagtcttttagcataaaaatgtgtattaaggagctcggtaatttaattttagtaacaattcctttccaaacaattcctttccaaacaattcctttccaaacaattcctttaaaaacgtctattaaaatttgaaccaatcaaagacaaaaataatgagaaagcaatgtaatatttggtattatattgatgatactttgcaaattctggaaatagaaaaaaagatataaatggaaaatacatatatttatcattttcggatatttttcatatttttaaatccaaaagaaagaacttttttaccattacataattcagctcatttgtttatataccagatatactgctctctacttgggttcaaactgaaaaaggcaggtaaaacaaaaatgcaatttaatgccaacgctacttcgcaacttcaaggtgaattttccaccaaacccataccgctcttggttttaagaaaactaggagtgaaaaaaatttataattttaaaaaatcaatacggtacccacttttttaattgcaaacatattattatatatttgataaaatgatggagttggtgggattgattggtcaatttcacgaaataaaattggtcactaaaagaaatgaataaaaaatatattattttagtccgtttaatgtaaacaggcttcaatggaaaacggtattcacatttcacaatttcttaccttcaataaacgtagattgttttccatttttacaatgccacaaaacacaaacacacacacaaaaaaaaattttttgatttcaatcacgaaaatcgcggattcaatcatttttttaattgaaatgtcttcaatcacgaaaatgatagtatcaatcacccatttggattgaaaaccaacacgatttttaattaaaaatttaattgacttttgtcacggaatcaattaattgtgtgattgaatcaattaaaaacgtgattgctttttaacataaaattcaatcatagttttaattgaatcaattaaaattttaatcaatttcgcgacaaaaatcaatcaactatttgattcattcaattaaataattaattgaaattggctataaatttcgatcaaaaaatttatatattgcgacctcaaaatcgtatttagtttttttttcttttgaaataaaagaaaatatgtgtttcttataaaacatatttaatattttattattttttgaattatgcaatagacagataattttggttcttgtcatttgtattttgttctaacataacttacaaatacaactactatcaataacaactatagggtgaaaaaataaattatataaatcattatcttccttataataataaccgtgttagcatgttccttctaatatgtagatgcgcctagatttccaataaatcagcagcctgtaagctaaattagtttttctgaaagtaaacagaataattcgaatttcattttgttcaattaaaagttaattttgttaaacattacctgcatagaatatcaagttcaattcatagttccaggttgcagatttataatcttcttttgcagttgtagtcttttagcataaaaatgtgtattaaggagctcggtaatttaagtttagtaacaattcctttccaaaatttccacacattaaaaacgtctattaaaatttgaaccaatcaaagacaaaaataatgggaaagcaatgtaatatttggtattatattgatgatactttgcaaattctggaaatagaaaaaaaatataaatggaaaatacatatatttattattttcggatatttttcatatttttaaatccaaaagaaagaactttttcattacataattcagctcattagtttatataccagatatactgctctctacttgggttcaaactgaaaaagcaggtaaaacaaaaatgcaatttaatgccaacgctacttcgcaacttcaaggtgaatcttccaccaaacccataccgcttttggttttaagaaaattaggagtgaataaaatttataattttaaaagatcaatacggtacccacttttttattgcaaacatattattatatatttgataaaatgatggatttgatgggattgattggtcaatttcacgaaataaaattgttcactaaaagaaatgaataaaaaatatattattttagtccgtttaatgtaaacaggcttcaatggaaaacggtattcacatttcacaatttcttaccttcaataaacgtagattgttttccatttttacaatgccacaacacacaaacacaggtaatttcaaatgcgttctgtcatatatttttttcaaacctttaccacgtggccgtttgttgttgcacactttatttatgtcaaccctttgctatggtttgttgttgcgttcaaaatatttatgcacacattttgaatgcagcagacagaatgtcgccaatcatgtttttcaatttacgcgaaaaacaaaaacccaaccgttcgttacgagttacttccacagactgatctctccatcatacattgttgaataaaaacccattctcttgttctcttttcgctctttccattgctcaaaattattcagtttcaatcacaaaggtgattggatcaatcacatgtgtaattggaaacggaaaaaatttcaatcacgtttgtaattgaaaattatttccgaattgattaagaaattgattgaatcaattaatattttaattggaaacgtaacaaatatcaatcatttttttaattggtttttattcggatttgattaaataattaattgaattaattaacattttaattgaatccgtttccaaattcaattaagtgtttaattgaaaaaattttggtgataattttttgtgtgtacaggaAATCTCCTGCAGAATTAAatacttttcacaaaaattcatttctatacgaaattttcccaaaatttcatttctatatgaaattttcccaaaatttcatttctatatgaaatttcgttaaaattttatttctatcggatattttgttaaaatttcattgctataggaaattttgttaaaatttcatttttatatgaatttttatcaaaagttcgtttatatagaaaactttgtaagaaattattttaataggaatatttctaaaaatttcattgcaatagaaaatgttttcaaaattttatttcaatagaaaattttgtcgaaatctcatttatataggaaattttttcaaaattttatttcttcagaaaatttagtcaaaatttaatttcaattggaattttttttcaaaatctcattCTTATTATTCtttcgtcaaattttctttcctatagggaattttgccaaaatgtcattaatatagaaaattttctcaaaatgtcatttctataggaaattttgttaatatttgattcctataggaaattttgccaaaatttcatttctatgggaaattttgttaaaatttcacttatatcggaaatttcattaaaatttaatttctatagtgaattttgttacaattgtttttctgtaggaaattttgtaaaaatttcgtttctataggaaattttgtcgaaatttcatttctctacgaaactttctccaaatttcatttctacaggaaaatgttctcaaattttaacttctataagaaattttccaaaagttttatttctatcttgtaaaaaataattttataaaaatatttttaaaattttcatttcaatagaaaattttgtcaaaaaataatttctatagcaaattttcttacagtttcatttatatagaaatttgtcaaaaaatttaatttctataggaaattttgtcaaaattttttttctataggaaattttgtcagaatttaattcctatagaaaattgtgtcagaatttaattcctatagaaaattgtgttaaaatttcatttcttgagggaattttgtctacattttatttctataggaaattttgtcaacatttcatttcaatagaaaattttttaaatttcatttctataggaaattttgtcaaagttttgtttctataggaaattttgtcagaatttaatttctatagaaaattctgttaaaatttcatttcattaggaAATGTTATCAGAATATcagttctaaaggaaattttgttaaaatttcatttctaatttttctgtattttttttcaaaaaaaaaattaacaatttttatagaaaattgttctcaacatttcatttctatggaaaattttgtcaaaatttcatttctataggaaattttgtcaaaatttcttttctatagaaaattttctcaaaattccatttctattttctattctcaaaattccacttccatttctataattttgtcaaaatttcatttttttgtttattaaaatttaatttccatagaaatttttcttaaaatttcatttctactggaaattttgtcaaaatcacatttttattggaaattttgtcaaaatttcatttctatagaaaattttgttagaatttcatttctaggggaaattttctcaaaattttatttctataggaaattttggtaaaattttatttctataggaaattttggtaaaatttcatttcattttgacaaaatttcatttttacggccattttcatgtatctccgttagactttaactcccagttaacagaaagtaaaaccgAAATATCTTCtccccggttaactttaactgaaaattttttagcagttaagttcctaactgtcatatggaatatatagacatgatgacagacatgtccatagtacggtttaaaagttcgttagctaacgtagcactaacggagcttcctgaaaaaGGGGGTTATTCTATGaagataaataattttaaattgactaaataattaatttgtttttttccaaatcaCAGCTTTTAGTTGATCAAGTACCCATATTGGAAACAATGACCCCATTGGATTTCATGGATTTTCGTAATAATTTGTCGCCAGCCTCAGGTTTCCAAAGTTTACAATTTCGCTTGATTGAGAATAAGTTGGGCGTAAAATCCGAACATCGTGTCAAATACAATCAGAAATACTCGGAGGCGTTTGGAAACAATACAGCCTCCATAAATGCCATAATCAAATCGGAGACTGAACCATCACTCTTGGAATTGATTGAGAAGTGGTTGGAGCGAACACCTGGTTTGGAGGAGAATGGTTTCAATTTTTGGCATAAATTTCAAGTTAGCGTTGATAAATTTCTAAACGAACAAGTTGACAGTGCTATGGTAAGTtggcgatgaataaaaaaatattctacatgAGAAAACAAACTCcttcgaaacgaaatttttgatcGACAAAGATTGCTTCTGTCTGAAAATCTGAAATAACAGGTTTGAgtgcatttttatattttcggcCATAATAtcatacaaaaacagtttttcaaaaatttcattacgaaaaataaagtaatatttttgtgtgtgtattaaACTGGACAATATGTCATCTTATTTCAGAGAGAACGTGTGGAAACTGCTAGAAACTATCGTCTAATGGATATTGAGAAACGTCGTGAAGTTTATCGCAGCATTTTTGATCCAGTCGTCCATGAAGCTATGGTCTCACGTGGTGATCGTCGTTTTAGTCACAAAGCTTTACAAGGAGCCATTATGATTACTTTCTATAGGGATGAACCACGTTTCAGTCAACCTCATCAATTGTTGACCCTATTGATGGATATCGATTCGCTGATCACTAAATGGAGATgtaagttaaaaaataataaggacGAACATTTTTTTCACGCCACTGTAAAAACAATGGTTTCAAATTTAACATCATATGACAGGTATTTAGCCTGCAAACCtgaaatcatattttgaaaatgccgagatttattttttaaatgagacTACTTTTGAGTAAATACGCAGCTATGGTCGAAATTTTCAGCTTTTTGAAAGGGAACTGACACCATGGTTGCCacgcgagccaaaaataatctaccataattGAGAGAAAATTATGAGAGAAAATAATTGAGAAAAAtcccattttgtaaaatttccattgaaaagtttgtcaacatttctgtagaacaatttgtaaaattttatttatatagacatttttgtcaacattttatttctatagaaaattatgtcaaaattttatttctatagaaaattttgtcaaaattttatttctatagaaaattttgtcttcattttgtttatatagaacattttgtatacatttctacagaaaaatttatcgaaattttatttctatggaatatttcgtaaaatttttatttctacagaaaatttcgtcaaaaattttatttctatagaaaaatttatcaaaattttatttctatagaaaattttgtcttcattttgtttatatagaaaattttgtatacattttatttctaaagaaaaatttatcgaacttttatttctatagaatatttcgtaaaatttttatttctatagaatatttcgtcaaatttttatttctatagaaaattttgtcaaaattttatttctactgaaaattttgtcaaaattttatttctactgaaaattttgtcaaaattttatttctgtagaaaattttgtcaacaaattttttctagtttttccatcattgtatttctagagaaaattttgtcaaaattttatttctatggaaaagttttggcaaaattttatttccatagaaaatgtttcaaaattttaattctatagaaatatatagaaataaaattttggcacaattttatttctataaaaaattttgtcaaaattttatttctatagaaaattttgtaacattttatttctatagaaaattttgtcaaaattttatatatttggtccaaattttaattctatggaaaattttgtcaaaatgttttttcatagaaaattttgtcataattgtatttctatagaaacttttggcaaaattttattaatagaaaattttgtcaaaattttacttttttcaatattttaatgatattaaaagttttgttaaaaatgtatttctatcaaaatgtttcaaaatgttaattctatagaaatttttgtcaaaattttatttctataggaaattttgtcaaaattttatttctatattaaattttgacacaattttatttctataaagaattttgtcaaagttttactactatagaaaattttggcaaaattttatttctatagaaaattttgtcaaaattttatttctatagaaaattttgtcaaaattttatttctatagaaaattttgtcaattttttttctatagaaaattttgtcaaaattttatttctatagaaaatttggttcaaattttaattctatagaaaattttgtcaaaatgttttttttcatagaaaattttgtaataattgtatttctatagaaaattttggcaaaattttatttcaatagaaaattttgtcaaaattttctcaaaattttaatgatataaaaagatttgttaaaaatttatttctataggaaattttgtcaatttttatttctatataaaattttgacacaattttatttctataaagaattttgtcaaagttttactactatagaaaattttggcaaaattttatttctatagaaaattttgtcaaaattttatttctatagaaaattttgtcaaattttctttctatagaaaattttgtcaaattttctttctatagaaatttttgtcaaaattttatttctatagaaaatttggttcaaattttaattctatagaaaattttgtcaaaatgttttttttttcatagaaaattttgtaataattgtatttctatagaaaattttgtcaacattttatttctatagaaaattttgtcaaaattgtatgtctatagaacattttatcaaaattttatttctatagaaaattttgtcaacatttttttccatagaactttttgtcaaaattttatttctatagaaaattttgtcaaaattttgtttcaatagaacattttgtcataattttgtttcaatagaacattttgtcaaaattttattgtatagaaaattttgtcaaaatttgaaatgaaaattaaaatttagttagTGATACTCGAATTTGTTTCAGAatcgtttttttgttgtttgtttttcgtttcAGACAATCACGTCATTATGGTTCAACGTATGATTGGCTCCCAACAATTAGGTACTGGTGGTTCATCCGGATACCAATATTTGAGATCGACATTGAGGTATTTTATCTTAGATTATGTTGATAGAAAACacgaattaataattttttttcttttcagtgATCGTTATAAAGTTTTCttggatttatttaatttatccaCATTTTTAATACCACGTGAAGCCATACCACCGCTGGACGATTCTATGAGAAAGGAATTAATTAACTAAGGGCCACCATATCAATAAAATcgcattttcttcaaattgtaaAAGCTAGTATgcattttaactttttgtagAAACATTTAATAgcgttaaataaatattttaaaaagcaCAAAATACGTGATGGTACAAGATGTGCTGGGGATTGACAAAGTATGTGAGATCTAacgtgaaaaaattgtttaacggTCACATTTTCATGCAATgttgaatgtatgctggtccTACTAATGtctaaggttgtctcaatcgGACGATAGGTAACATGACTGTCTTGCAATATCTGTTGATTACTaagtttggttgatatcggttagATTTTTCTTATATGTAGTCAATCGTGCTCCTTTATaacgaaatttaaatttcaattgagaTTATTCCATCAGCTGGTGCAATCGAAATTTGTACCAGCATGATGTTACAATAACGAAATaacgaaatttaaatttcaattcaaattatTCCATCAGCTGGTGCAATCGAAATTTGTACTGTTAATACCTAACACCATGTTGTGTTATCGATAACAATATAATAAGTAATATTAACATAGTAGAGAACGTATACGCCACAATGTTCTCTTCATGTTCAATGTACAGCTGTGTTTGGAGAAAGCTTTTGTGTGTTCCACATGTGAAAGCAATCAACCGCAACGCATTTCACGGTGGCGGCATCCACTGGCATCAAACATGTTGTGGTGCAGTAGTcttgcttttgtttttgttcaatatCCACGATGCGGATGGGCATCGATGAGGCAACATGTAAGCGATGCTAAATTCAACTACAAGCAAACCAAGAGCACACTctcttacacacacacacaaatcagATGTTAAAGAAACGCTTAAAGCGTACCaaggaaataaattgaaattacaGAGAATAAATAAATGACAATGCTACTGAATGTGTGACACACATTCAGCTTAAGCTTTGATTTAAAGAAGCACTGGGAAGAGCAGAGAATTTCTATTGTATGCGTACTCACAAGAGAAGACTACAAAACGACTAGCAACGAGAAGAGTTCAATGGTAATCATCGTATGCCATGggggatttctatagaaaattttgtcaaaattttatttctatagaaaattttgtcttcattttgtttatatagaacattttgtatacatttctacagaaaaatttatcgaaattttatttctatggaatatttcgtaaaatttttatttctacagaaaatttcgtcaaaaattttatttctatagaaaaatttatcaaaattttatttctatagaaaattttgtcttcattttgtttatatagaaaattttgtatacattttatttctaaagaaaaatttatcgaacttttatttctatagaatatttcgtaaaatttttatttctatagaatatttcgtcaaatttttatttctatagaaaattttgtcaaaattttatttctactgaaaattttgtcaaaattttatttctactgaaaattttgtcaaaattttatttctgtagaaaattttgtcaacaaattttttctagtttttccatcattgtatttctagagaaaattttgtcaaaattttatttctatggaaaagttttggcaaaattttatttccatagaaaatgtttcaaaattttaattctatagaaatatatagaaataaaattttggcacaattttatttctataaaaaattttgtcaaaattttatttctatagaaaattttgtaacattttatttctatagaaaattttgtcaaaattttatatatttggtccaaattttaattctatggaaaattttgtcaaaatgttttttcatagaaaattttgtcataattgtatttctatagaaacttttggcaaaattttattaatagaaaattttgtcaaaattttacttttttcaatattttaatgatattaaaagttttgttaaaaatgtatttctatcaaaatgtttcaaaatgttaattctatagaaatttttgtcaaaattttatttctataggaaattttgtcaaaattttatttctatattaaattttgacacaattttatttctataaagaattttgtcaaagttttactactatagaaaattttggcaaaattttatttctatagaaaattttgtcaaaattttatttctatagaaaattttgtcaaaattttatttctatagaaaattttgtcaattttttttctatagaaaattttgtcaaaattttatttctatagaaaatttggttcaaattttaattctatagaaaattttgtcaaaatgttttttttcatagaaaattttgtaataattgtatttctatagaaaattttggcaaaattttatttcaatagaaaattttgtcaaaattttctcaaaattttaatgatataaaaagatttgttaaaaatttatttctataggaaattttgtcaatttttatttctatataaaattttgacacaattttatttctataaagaattttgtcaaagttttactactatagaaaattttggcaaaattttatttctatagaaaattttgtcaaaattttatttctatagaaaattttgtcaaattttctttctatagaaaattttgtcaaattttctttctatagaaatttttgtcaaaattttatttctatagaaaatttggttcaaattttaattctatagaaaattttgtcaaaatgttttttttttcatagaaaattttgtaataattgtatttctatagaaaattttgtcaacattttatttctatagaaaattttgtcaaaattgtatgtctatagaacattttatcaaaattttatttctatagaaaattttgtcaacatttttttccatagaactttttgtcaaaattttatttctatagaaaattttgtcaaaattttgtttcaatagaacattttgtcataattttgtttcaatagaacattttgtcaaaattttattgtatagaaaattttgtcaaaatttgaaatgaaaattaaaatttagttagTGATACTCGAATTTGTTTCAGAatcgtttttttgttgtttgtttttcgtttcAGACAATCACGTCATTATGGTTCAACGTATGATTGGCTCCCAACAATTAGGTACTGGTGGTTCATCCGGATACCAATATTTGAGATCGACATTGAGGTATTTTATCTTAGATTATGTTGATAGAAAACacgaattaataattttttttcttttcagtgATCGTTATAAAGTTTTCttggatttatttaatttatccaCATTTTTAATACCACGTGAAGCCATACCACCGCTGGACGATTCTATGAGAAAGGAATTAATTAACTAAGGGCCACCATATCAATAAAATcgcattttcttcaaattgtaaAAG
It includes:
- the LOC142229750 gene encoding tryptophan 2,3-dioxygenase-like, with protein sequence MVQRMIGSQQLGTGGSSGYQYLRSTLSDRYKVFLDLFNLSTFLIPREAIPPLDDSMRKELIN
- the v gene encoding tryptophan 2,3-dioxygenase vermilion, with translation MACPYASTFNGSEHDDKAIPLNTEVGKIYGEYLMLDNLLNSQCMSSNVHDEHLFIITHQAYELWFKQIIFEFDSIREMLNNEVIEETKTLEILKRLNRVVMILKLLVDQVPILETMTPLDFMDFRNNLSPASGFQSLQFRLIENKLGVKSEHRVKYNQKYSEAFGNNTASINAIIKSETEPSLLELIEKWLERTPGLEENGFNFWHKFQVSVDKFLNEQVDSAMRERVETARNYRLMDIEKRREVYRSIFDPVVHEAMVSRGDRRFSHKALQGAIMITFYRDEPRFSQPHQLLTLLMDIDSLITKWRYNHVIMVQRMIGSQQLGTGGSSGYQYLRSTLSDRYKVFLDLFNLSTFLIPREAIPPLDDSMRKELIN